In Tachysurus fulvidraco isolate hzauxx_2018 chromosome 1, HZAU_PFXX_2.0, whole genome shotgun sequence, a single window of DNA contains:
- the zzz3 gene encoding ZZ-type zinc finger-containing protein 3 isoform X3: MNDTERCRFGQNSYALVIFICVKRKSVVYYVTCGTELSVYGFFSFVVNAVARLAGGEASNTFVFVPPSRTSAPSNSEIKVPVFCCRGEHHDEESVGTLHSMAASRSSRVTRSSVGLNGLDENFCGRTLRNRSIAQPEETSPPPTPRTRLPSKKQDCHQNQQAGTQSGKVAEGESLPAHRKRGLSVSEKDEAEKSDATERVRVGGGQEASPSLKRAKRCSRSVESQGTEDETSLKPESPDPTDVKGNNEDSKSDFASNSPSDSGLALSVSLDKDCEEEKDEDKRERGPSLPASESHKATNGLAEVHKDDLESAALPAEPCACPTTITNSPLLPNGSQVAASTLDPIVPCTSPLLKQVDESNGPQADRERNCSAEEASEAVLSLEPEVEVEVDVVGDTGQVQDEHVAEESTNGGLLVDLQDPSDDCSNISGETAGLTSQLPAEPPSFTEPQEHRYTLRTSPCRTSCVSGPRCSSPKPGSPHEDNRFLKDEVTVVPLELDDSACHKEPLTVVPSLVSEADCELSEHTGAKVSEDAGLLDSRVSRPTKAPSVGQTEEEEAEEDDPDVYYFESDHLALKHNKDYQRLLQTIGVLEAQRTQAILDLEALARHQKQALANPVTFVDQLQKQVELGLPCPQRVVQLPEIAWDQYTSGRSEIEKDFCDKKRKTRRLKLIFDKVGLTARPKSPTDSKKESEGSTLYSSLPSSDAPEHGMLGNRSQLIRGRPYHQNKPETFNQLWTVEEQKKLEQLLLKFPPEEVESKRWQKIADELGNRTAKQVASRVQKYFIKLTKAGIPVPGRTPNLCMYNKKTSNKRQHHLNKHLYRPSTFLTSYEPPVYMEDEDERSSFISGLQDGTAQDSDEDDVPLELRHLPEFKELLELKRLRKQKIHELQSESALMQHIGYKCDMCGIEPILGIRWHCQDCPQDNAVDFCANCADCSFKTDTHTPSHRLEPVQQAESFLDRDYCLPASTAYNYLDPNYFPANR; encoded by the exons ATGAATGACACGGAACGGTGTCGTTTCGGTCAGAATAGTTACGCTTTAGTGATTTTTATCTGCGTTAAACGAAAGAGCGTTGTTTATTACGTCACCTGTGGCACGGAATTGTCtgtttatgggtttttttcctTCGTTGTGAACGCGGTTGCTAGGCTAGCAGGTGGTGAAGCTAGCAACACGTTTGTTTTTGTTCCCCCGAGCCGGACGTCTGCACCGTCAAAT TCAGAAATAAAG GTGCCCGTATTCTGCTGCAGAGGAGAGCACCATGATGAGGAGTCAGTAGGCACCCTCCATAGTATGGCCGCGTCCCGTTCTTCGCGTGTCACAAGATCATCAGTGGGGTTAAATGGATTGGACGAGAACTTTTGCGGCCGAACCCTCAGGAACCGCAGCATCGCACAGCCGGAGGAGACCTCTCCTCCTCCTACGCCCAGAACTCGCTTGCCCTCCAAGAAGCAGGACTGCCATCAAAACCAGCAGGCCGGGACTCAGTCAGGGAAGGTAGCAGAAGGAGAGTCCTTGCCTGCCCACAGGAAACGGGGCCTTTCCGTCTCTGAGAAGGACGAGGCGGAGAAGTCGGACGCCACAGAAAGAGTTCGGGTTGGGGGAGGACAAGAAGCCTCCCCTTCCCTGAAGAGGGCAAAGCGGTGCTCTCGCTCAGTGGAATCTCAAGGAACTGAGGATGAAACTTCTCTCAAACCTGAGAGTCCCGATCCGACTGACGTCAAAGGCAACAATGAGGATTCTAAATCGGACTTTGCTTCAAACTCGCCCTCGGATTCGGGCTTGGCGTTGTCTGTCAGCCTCGACAAAGATTGCGAGGAGGAAAAGGACGAGGACAAGAGAGAGCGCGGTCCTTCTTTGCCAGCCAGCGAGTCTCACAAGGCGACCAATGGCCTGGCTGAGGTCCATAAGGATGACTTAGAATCTGCAGCCTTGCCTGCAGAGCCCTGTGCCTGCCCCACCACCATCACGAACAGTCCTTTGCTGCCCAATGGCAGCCAAGTGGCAGCTTCAACCCTGGACCCCATTGTGCCTTGTACATCCCCGCTTCTTAAACAGGTGGACGAGTCCAATGGCCCTCAGgccgacagagagagaaactgttCAGCTGAGGAGGCCTCTGAAGCTGTTCTGTCTCTGGAACCAGAGGTTGAGGTTGAGGTGGACGTGGTCGGGGACACCGGCCAGGTCCAGGACGAGCACGTGGCTGAGGAGAGCACTAACGGGGGCCTGCTTGTGGATCTACAGGACCCTTCAGACGATTGTTCAAATATCTCAGGGGAAACAGCTGGCTTGACCTCCCAGCTTCCCGCGGAGCCACCTTCCTTCACAGAGCCTCAAGAGCATAGGTACACCTTGAGGACTTCCCCTTGCCGCACTTCCTGTGTAAGTGGGCCAAGATGCAGCTCACCGAAGCCTGGTTCCCCCCATGAGGATAACAGATTTTTGAAGGACGAGGTTACGGTGGTTCCTCTTGAATTGGACGACTCGGCCTGCCATAAAGAACCATTGACTGTGGTGCCAAGTCTCGTTAGCGAGGCTGACTGCGAGCTCTCCGAACACACAGGGGCCAAGGTTAGTGAAGACGCTGGCTTGTTGGATAGTAGAGTTTCCAGACCCACCAAAGCTCCATCGGTCGGGCAGACGGAGGAGGAAGAGGCAGAGGAAGACGATCCTGACGTCTACTATTTCGAGTCCGATCACTTGGCTCTCAAACACAACAAAGA CTATCAGAGACTGCTCCAGACCATCGGCGTGTTGGAGGCCCAGAGAACGCAGGCCATCTTGGATCTGGAGGCACTGGCTCGCCACCAGAAACAGGCCCTGGCTAACCCTGTTACCTTCGTGGACCAGCTTCAGAAACAG GTGGAGTTGGGCTTGCCCTGTCCTCAGAGAGTCGTCCAGCTCCCCGAAATCGCATGGGACCAGTACACCTCAGGCCGCAGTGAAATCGAAAAGGACTTTTGTGACAAGAAGCGCAAGACAAGGCGGTTGAAGTTAATCTTTGATAAAG TGGGCTTAACGGCAAGACCAAAAAGTCCGACGGATTCCAAGAAGGAGAGCGAGGGCTCCACTCTGTACTCGTCTCTGCCTTCCAGTGACGCCCCAGAACACGGCATGCTTGGAAACAGGTCTCAG ttgatCAGAGGGAGGCCGTATCACCAGAACAAACCTGAAACATTTAACCAGCTGTGGACGGTGGAGGAGCAG AAAAAGCTGGAGCAACTGCTGCTCAAGTTCCCACCCGAGGAGGTGGAGTCTAAACGATGGCAGAAGATCGCAGACGAGTTGGGGAACAGGACGGCCAAACAG GTCGCCAGTCGGGTACAGAAGTATTTCATTAAACTGACGAAGGCAGGAATTCCGGTACCAGGACGAACCCCAAACCTGTGCATGTACAACAAAAAG ACCTCAAATAAGAGGCAGCACCATCTGAACAAGCACCTGTACCGACCGTCCACCTTCCTCACGTCCTATGAGCCACCTGTCTACATGGAGGACGAAGACGAGCGCTCTAGCTTCATCAGCGGTCTGCAGGACGGCACGGCCCAAGATTCG GACGAGGACGACGTACCGTTGGAGCTGAGGCACCTGCCCGAGTTTAAAGAGCTGCTGGAGCTGAAAAGACTCAGGAAGCAGAAGATCCACGAGCTCCAGAGCGAGAGTGCCCTCATGCAGCACATAGGCTACAAG TGTGATATGTGTGGCATAGAGCCGATCCTGGGCATACGGTGGCACTGCCAGGACTGTCCTCAGGACAACGCCGTCGACTTCTGCGCCAACTGTGCCGACTG CTCGTttaagacagacacacacacaccgagtcaCCGCCTGGAGCCGGTCCAGCAGGCCGAGAGCTTCCTGGACAGAGACTACTGCCTGCCCGCCAGCACCGCCTACAACTACCTGGACCCCAACTACTTCCCAGCTAACAGATGA